One stretch of Segatella copri DNA includes these proteins:
- the priA gene encoding replication restart helicase PriA — protein sequence MKYVDVILPLPLDGTFTYSVPDGMEGKVVPGVRLLVPLGKSKKYIAMATRLHDDKPAFSCKPVEAVLDSTPSLLPQQMRLWQWIGYYYMAPLGDVYNAAMPGGLKSTEKFKPKMELYVELASTYRSEQALHVALNLVQRALKQAKTLTTFLSLSHWDSLDGDTPREGIKKVTKEELMNESHCTAAVVKALIDRGILFTYELEIGRLNTNGESHLDLIKPLSLAQQDAYNGILMQMMKKDVVLLHGVTSSGKTEIYIHLIRKAIEEHKQVLYLLPEIALTVQIMERLHRVFGDRLGIYHSKYSDAERVEIWQKQLSDHPYDVILGARSAVFLPFKALGLVIIDEEHETSFKQQDPAPRYHARSAAIVLAKMYGAKTLLGTATPSMESYYNAQQGKYGLVELKTRYKGIQLPEIQVVDVKDLRRRKMMSGPFSPQLLAAVREALKNGQQAILFQNRRGFAPMVECKVCGWVPKCKNCDVSLTLHKSINLLTCHYCGYTYPVPTECPNCGSTEIMGRGFGTEKIEDQIAEIFPEAKIARMDLDTTRTRNAYERLIADFSEGRTNLLIGTQMVSKGLDFDKVSVVGILNADSMLNYPDFRAYEHAFMMMAQVSGRAGRKGKRGLVILQTKNPTLPVIGQVVHNDYEGLYQGILEERRTFHYPPFFHLINVYVKHKYDKVCEQAGYELSKTLRSWFGERVLGPDKPAVARVKTMNIRKIVIKLENGIDQQKVREYLKFAQQQMGKDPRYGALQIYYDVDPL from the coding sequence ATGAAGTATGTAGATGTGATATTACCCCTTCCGCTCGACGGAACCTTTACTTATTCTGTCCCTGATGGGATGGAAGGGAAAGTTGTGCCTGGGGTACGCTTACTGGTTCCTCTTGGTAAAAGTAAGAAATATATCGCAATGGCTACCCGGCTGCATGATGATAAGCCTGCATTCTCCTGCAAACCTGTCGAGGCGGTACTTGACAGTACCCCTTCGCTGTTGCCTCAGCAGATGAGATTGTGGCAATGGATTGGCTATTATTATATGGCTCCGTTAGGCGATGTCTATAATGCTGCTATGCCAGGTGGACTGAAGTCTACAGAGAAATTCAAGCCCAAGATGGAACTCTATGTAGAACTTGCCAGTACGTACCGTAGTGAGCAGGCACTTCATGTAGCGCTCAACCTGGTGCAGAGAGCCTTGAAGCAAGCCAAGACTTTAACCACCTTTCTGAGTCTCTCGCATTGGGACAGTCTTGATGGCGATACGCCTAGGGAAGGCATAAAAAAAGTGACCAAGGAAGAACTGATGAACGAGAGCCATTGTACGGCTGCTGTTGTCAAGGCGCTTATCGACAGGGGAATTCTCTTTACTTATGAATTGGAAATAGGACGATTGAATACGAATGGAGAATCTCATCTAGATCTGATTAAACCTCTCTCATTGGCACAGCAAGATGCCTATAATGGTATCCTGATGCAAATGATGAAAAAGGATGTTGTATTGCTTCATGGTGTGACATCCAGCGGAAAGACGGAAATCTACATTCATCTTATCAGAAAAGCCATTGAGGAGCATAAGCAGGTGCTCTATCTTCTGCCGGAAATCGCTCTGACCGTACAAATCATGGAGCGCCTTCATAGAGTTTTCGGCGACCGGCTGGGCATCTACCATTCTAAATATAGTGATGCTGAGCGTGTAGAAATCTGGCAGAAACAACTCTCTGATCATCCCTATGATGTAATCCTGGGTGCAAGAAGTGCCGTCTTCCTGCCTTTTAAGGCTTTGGGACTCGTCATCATAGACGAAGAGCACGAGACTTCCTTTAAACAACAGGATCCTGCTCCGCGCTACCATGCCAGAAGTGCTGCCATAGTGCTTGCCAAGATGTATGGGGCAAAGACATTATTGGGTACGGCTACGCCTTCGATGGAGAGTTATTATAATGCGCAGCAAGGTAAGTATGGACTGGTAGAACTGAAGACAAGATACAAAGGTATTCAGTTGCCGGAAATTCAGGTGGTAGATGTAAAAGACTTGCGCCGCCGTAAGATGATGAGCGGTCCTTTCTCTCCACAGCTTTTGGCTGCAGTAAGAGAGGCTTTGAAGAATGGGCAACAGGCAATTCTCTTTCAGAATCGTCGTGGTTTTGCGCCGATGGTTGAATGTAAGGTATGTGGTTGGGTGCCGAAATGTAAGAACTGTGATGTCTCGCTTACGTTACACAAAAGCATTAACCTGCTGACTTGCCATTATTGTGGTTACACTTATCCGGTTCCTACGGAATGTCCTAACTGTGGCAGTACGGAAATCATGGGACGTGGTTTTGGTACCGAGAAGATAGAAGACCAGATAGCTGAAATCTTTCCGGAAGCCAAGATTGCCAGAATGGATTTGGATACAACACGTACACGAAATGCCTACGAACGTCTTATCGCAGACTTCTCTGAAGGCAGGACGAATCTTCTCATAGGCACACAGATGGTTTCTAAGGGTCTCGATTTCGATAAGGTAAGTGTAGTTGGCATCCTGAATGCTGATTCGATGCTCAACTATCCCGATTTCCGTGCCTACGAGCATGCTTTCATGATGATGGCACAGGTGAGTGGTAGAGCTGGAAGAAAAGGTAAACGTGGCTTGGTGATTCTACAGACCAAGAATCCTACCTTGCCTGTCATCGGACAGGTGGTGCATAATGATTATGAAGGCTTGTATCAGGGTATTCTGGAGGAGAGAAGAACTTTTCATTATCCACCTTTCTTTCACCTGATTAATGTGTATGTAAAACATAAATATGATAAGGTATGCGAACAGGCTGGCTATGAACTAAGCAAAACGCTGAGAAGCTGGTTTGGCGAGCGTGTGTTGGGACCGGATAAACCTGCTGTGGCAAGGGTTAAAACGATGAACATTCGAAAGATTGTTATCAAACTGGAAAATGGTATTGATCAGCAGAAGGTAAGAGAATATCTGAAGTTTGCTCAGCAACAGATGGGAAAGGATCCGAGATATGGAGCTCTGCAGATTTATTATGATGTAGACCCATTGTAG
- the gldN gene encoding gliding motility protein GldN codes for MKKILFIFMLLGMVQSIMAQPAARRKQAQQKAQQSNADNMTLRAKLYFPTAIPMDEDVVWRRDIYRELNLTDDANAALYYPVEPTDGKMNLFTYIFKLMFTGKVPVYQYRMDGNEDFSAANRLTPKAFVDNYHIYYEKTDNGKVHIDDSDIPSAEVKAYYVKETSYYDQKTASFHTKVLALCPIMTRDDDFGDVGNKYPLFWVKYDDLAPFLAKQQLMTSNVNNAAVMSAEDYFTKNLYQGKIYKTNNMQGNTLAQYCPSDTAMAKEQKRIEAELEAFEKNIWGNQARKDSLDSIAKAEKNMDAKTLKKSRNRRSGSASKSAKTSTVKKRRSGGSNVSSGGSARVTVRRERH; via the coding sequence ATGAAAAAGATATTATTCATATTCATGCTTTTGGGAATGGTGCAGAGCATCATGGCACAGCCAGCGGCTCGCAGAAAGCAGGCTCAGCAAAAGGCACAACAGTCGAATGCTGACAATATGACCTTGCGTGCCAAACTTTATTTCCCTACAGCCATCCCGATGGATGAGGACGTGGTTTGGAGAAGAGACATCTATCGTGAACTCAATCTCACAGATGATGCCAATGCTGCCTTGTATTATCCTGTAGAGCCAACAGATGGTAAGATGAATCTCTTTACCTATATCTTTAAACTGATGTTTACGGGTAAAGTGCCTGTTTATCAGTATCGTATGGATGGTAATGAAGACTTCTCTGCAGCCAACCGTCTTACTCCGAAAGCATTCGTAGATAATTATCATATCTACTACGAGAAGACTGATAACGGAAAGGTGCATATTGATGACAGCGATATTCCATCAGCTGAAGTGAAGGCGTACTATGTGAAGGAGACTTCTTATTATGACCAGAAAACAGCTTCTTTCCATACCAAGGTATTGGCTTTGTGCCCTATCATGACCCGTGATGATGACTTTGGAGATGTAGGAAACAAGTATCCGCTCTTCTGGGTGAAGTATGATGATCTGGCTCCTTTCCTGGCTAAGCAGCAGCTGATGACCAGTAATGTGAACAATGCTGCTGTGATGAGTGCAGAAGATTATTTTACCAAGAATCTGTATCAGGGTAAAATCTACAAGACCAATAATATGCAGGGCAATACTCTGGCACAATACTGTCCTTCGGATACGGCTATGGCGAAGGAACAGAAGCGCATTGAGGCTGAGTTGGAAGCCTTTGAGAAGAATATCTGGGGTAATCAGGCTAGGAAGGATTCTCTTGACAGTATTGCCAAGGCTGAAAAGAATATGGATGCCAAGACTCTGAAGAAAAGCCGTAACAGAAGAAGTGGTTCTGCATCTAAATCAGCTAAGACTTCTACTGTTAAAAAACGCAGGTCAGGAGGAAGCAATGTTTCTTCTGGTGGCTCAGCTAGGGTAACGGTTCGTAGAGAGCGTCATTAA
- a CDS encoding porin family protein, which translates to MKKVLSVLMVVAAMMFATNANAQIKFGLKGGLDVTNMSLSNDVFDASNKTGFFVGPMVKVTIPVVGLSFDAAALYDQKEAKVSAENVETTMTQKSLNIPVNVRYGFGLSSLANVFVFAGPQWGINVGDKNFKWNDSSCYSLKKTNFSVNVGLGVTLLSHLQLSANYNIACGKTADATWKDVSSNVIEKGNSKNNCWQIALGYWF; encoded by the coding sequence ATGAAGAAAGTTTTATCAGTATTAATGGTTGTAGCAGCCATGATGTTTGCTACAAATGCTAATGCCCAGATTAAGTTTGGTTTGAAGGGCGGTTTGGATGTTACTAACATGTCTTTGAGTAACGATGTATTCGATGCATCTAACAAGACTGGTTTCTTTGTAGGTCCAATGGTAAAGGTTACTATCCCTGTTGTTGGCTTGAGCTTTGATGCTGCTGCCTTGTACGATCAGAAGGAAGCTAAGGTTTCTGCTGAGAATGTAGAGACAACAATGACTCAGAAATCTCTTAATATTCCTGTAAACGTACGTTATGGCTTCGGTTTGAGCAGCTTGGCTAATGTTTTCGTTTTCGCTGGTCCACAGTGGGGTATCAACGTTGGTGACAAGAACTTCAAGTGGAATGATTCCAGCTGCTATTCTCTGAAGAAAACAAACTTCAGCGTAAACGTAGGTTTGGGTGTTACCCTGCTGAGCCATCTCCAGCTCTCTGCGAACTATAACATCGCTTGCGGTAAGACTGCTGATGCAACCTGGAAGGATGTAAGCAGCAATGTTATTGAGAAGGGTAACAGTAAGAATAACTGTTGGCAGATTGCTTTGGGTTATTGGTTCTAA
- a CDS encoding OmpP1/FadL family transporter codes for MKKLKLVGLAIAMACATPSFAGGLLTNTNQHVAFNRMMSREASIGIDGVYYNPAGVVFMGEGHHLAINWQLAYQTRSIENDYALFTNNVNNPITPRTFKGEAFAPVIPSFQYAYNKGRWSLQASFALTGGGGKCTFDNGLGSFEKIVAETAMAACGLARTVDNVLGNTLGQPGMQMFTTDQAFGQKGEYSYNSYMHGRQYYYGLSVGAAYKFSDNFSAFAGVRGVYASTNYYGYVENIKVGNMPLYKVLDPNKENAANIELSCDQSGIGFTPIIGVDFKTGKWNFSAKYEFKTRIRLKNKSVNQAPSISALPDNLSRQMVGTLTQVFTNKGMTPEKALATATNTTQAVLTNGDVVKTMAGLKTQFDTELEEAIGEYEDGKKIAGDIPAYLALGVGYSPVDAVRVNVGFHWFDDKHATSYNNRQEKLKRGTLEYNAGVEVDVNKKITLSTGWQNTNYGLSDEYMDDKSFVVSSNSAAIGGVYHINKKMDLNVAYFHTFYQHKKTSENVELIGKTYSSDYTRNNNVFAVGLDINF; via the coding sequence ATGAAGAAACTAAAATTAGTTGGTTTGGCCATTGCGATGGCTTGTGCAACCCCATCTTTTGCAGGCGGTTTGCTCACCAACACCAATCAACATGTAGCATTCAACAGAATGATGAGCCGTGAGGCTTCAATTGGTATCGACGGTGTTTATTACAATCCAGCCGGAGTTGTATTCATGGGTGAAGGTCACCATCTCGCCATCAACTGGCAGTTGGCTTACCAAACACGTAGCATTGAAAATGATTATGCTCTGTTCACAAACAATGTGAACAATCCTATTACTCCTCGTACATTCAAGGGTGAGGCTTTTGCACCTGTCATCCCTTCATTCCAGTATGCTTATAATAAAGGTAGATGGTCACTCCAGGCTAGCTTCGCCCTCACGGGTGGCGGTGGCAAGTGTACCTTCGATAATGGTCTGGGCTCTTTCGAAAAGATCGTAGCTGAGACAGCAATGGCTGCTTGCGGTTTGGCAAGAACTGTTGACAACGTATTGGGCAATACACTTGGACAGCCAGGAATGCAAATGTTTACAACCGACCAAGCATTCGGACAGAAAGGCGAATATAGTTACAATAGCTATATGCATGGACGTCAATACTATTATGGTCTCTCTGTAGGTGCTGCATATAAATTCAGCGACAACTTCAGCGCATTTGCAGGCGTGCGTGGCGTTTATGCTTCAACAAACTACTATGGATATGTTGAAAACATCAAGGTAGGCAACATGCCTCTTTACAAGGTACTCGACCCTAACAAGGAAAATGCAGCCAACATTGAATTGAGCTGTGATCAGAGCGGCATCGGCTTTACTCCTATCATCGGTGTAGACTTCAAGACAGGCAAGTGGAACTTCTCTGCAAAATATGAGTTCAAGACTCGCATACGTTTGAAGAACAAGTCTGTAAATCAGGCTCCTAGTATCAGTGCTCTCCCAGACAACTTGTCCAGACAGATGGTTGGAACATTGACTCAAGTATTCACAAATAAGGGTATGACTCCAGAGAAAGCTCTAGCCACTGCAACAAATACTACTCAAGCTGTTTTGACTAACGGTGATGTAGTAAAGACAATGGCTGGCTTGAAGACTCAGTTCGATACAGAGCTCGAAGAGGCTATCGGTGAATATGAGGATGGCAAGAAGATTGCTGGTGATATTCCTGCTTATCTGGCACTCGGTGTTGGCTATAGCCCTGTCGATGCAGTTAGAGTAAACGTAGGTTTCCACTGGTTCGATGACAAGCACGCTACATCTTACAACAACCGACAGGAGAAGTTAAAGCGCGGTACCTTGGAGTACAACGCAGGTGTTGAAGTGGATGTCAACAAGAAGATTACCTTGAGTACAGGTTGGCAGAATACCAACTATGGCTTGAGCGATGAATACATGGACGACAAATCATTCGTTGTCAGTTCCAACTCTGCAGCTATCGGTGGTGTTTATCACATCAATAAGAAGATGGATCTGAACGTAGCTTACTTCCATACCTTCTATCAGCACAAGAAGACTTCAGAGAATGTAGAACTAATAGGAAAGACCTACAGTTCTGACTACACACGTAACAACAACGTATTTGCAGTAGGTCTTGACATCAACTTTTAA